In Acidobacteriota bacterium, the DNA window TTGCGGAGAACGCCGTCGCCGCCGCAGCAGACTGCGATGTCGAGAAGATCTACACGTTCGGCGCTGTCGAAGGTCTCACGCCGTTCGATTCGCTCAAGGCGAGTGATCCGATCGCGGCGCCGGCCGAGATCGATGCGGTTAACGATATTGCGGTCGTGCCGTATTCTTCAGGCACAACCGGCCTGTCTAAGGGCGTCGAGCTCACACATTTCAACCTCGTTGCGAACCTCGCACAGTCTCACCCGATGCTCGGCGGATCAGACGACGCCGTAGCGGTTGCGGTTCTGCCGTTCTTCCACATCTACGGGATGCAGATCTTGTTGAACGGGATAGCGTTCGGTGGCTTGACCGCGGTCACGATGCCTCGTTTCGACCTCGTGCATTTTCTCGAGATCCTCCAGAACTACAAGGTGACACACGCCTATGTCGTACCACCGATCATCCTTGCTCTGGCGAAACATCCGATCGTTTCCGACTACGACCTTTCTGCGCTCGTTCGGGTCGTTTCTGGCGCGGCGCCGCTTGGAGCCGATCTCGCTGACGAGGCTTCGCGTCGTATCGACGCCGAAGTGGTGCAGGGATACGGACTCACCGAGGTGTCACCGGTGAGCCATGGCACATTCCCAGGTGACTACCGAGCCGGATCGATCGGGACGCTCATCCCAAACACCGAGGCCCGCATCGTCGATCCCGAGACCGGTGAGGACTGCGGCATTGACACCGACGGTGAGCTTTGGTTGCGGGGCCCACAGGTCATGAAGGGCTATCTCAACAATCCCGAGGCGACAGCGGGATGTATCGACGGCGGCGGGTGGTTCCATACTGGGGACATTGCAAGGGTCGACAAGCATGA includes these proteins:
- a CDS encoding AMP-binding protein → MAIVFKSPHPDVEIGTESVTATVFATARELGDKPFLIDGTSGEVLTYADAIDGIYRVAGGLVHAGLAKGSAVAIVAANSPDYALAFHGALTAGGIVTTINPTYTVDEIVHQLRDSGAKVIICGSMFAENAVAAAADCDVEKIYTFGAVEGLTPFDSLKASDPIAAPAEIDAVNDIAVVPYSSGTTGLSKGVELTHFNLVANLAQSHPMLGGSDDAVAVAVLPFFHIYGMQILLNGIAFGGLTAVTMPRFDLVHFLEILQNYKVTHAYVVPPIILALAKHPIVSDYDLSALVRVVSGAAPLGADLADEASRRIDAEVVQGYGLTEVSPVSHGTFPGDYRAGSIGTLIPNTEARIVDPETGEDCGIDTDGELWLRGPQVMKGYLNNPEATAGCIDGGGWFHTGDIARVDKHDHFYIVDRLKELIKYKGFQVPPAELEALLLSHPEVADAAVVPVPDVEAGELPKAFIVRAPESEISGEAIMVYVSDKVATYKQIRLVEFIDEIPKSASGKILRRLLRNR